The genomic segment ccattccgtAGCCCCTGAGAAGGTAGCAATACATTTCAAACAGAACAAGTTAGGTTTCATTATCAAAAATagtatttatatatatctaCACGATCTGGTGGGTGCTTCATAAAGGTGTCAGTAAGTTAGGAATGATATTGCGAATGACTAGTGATCATTTCTTGAGGTAAATTATGTGCACCACTATTTCAATGGTGTGAATTTAGCTTTggtaaagtcatttgtaacttacgaacacctttatgaaacacccaccgggatAATAAGTTAAAACGAGCATGTTCAATGATTCGTTTTTAAGGATTTAACTGTAAcaagtgacatacatgtagcattgcTCTTCAGTCTAGTATCTCACAATGAGAATTGCTTTCAATGAGAGTTTTGCACACTGATTTGAATAATGTATCTATAGACTATAGGCAACATAGtgaatactacatgtacatgtaggcctgtatAATTATTTGGCTGCAACATTGCTTGCTGCCCATCAGTCGCTTTTCAGGCGATCAAGGCAAttatttcattccaaaaatAAAGACCCCTCAATGagttcaaatatgaaataaagaggAACTGATATCAAAGTGAGATATACTAGAAATCTAAACTGTAATTCAGAGTTTATCTTCAAATTTCTTTGGTAAACCAAATGTCAATTCAATATTGAGCTTAATCTTATCTGAAGCTGTGCAACATGTCACCTGATACCCCAGGAGAATTAAGAATCCCTTTTAAGAATAGACTAACAGATGGCTTAGGATTATTAGCCAAGCTATGTAAACACACTTTCACCCTTACTTAAGATTTGTGATTTTTCCATAAGCATAGAGCAATCAACAaattttttatgcaattttCATTTGGGCCTTGTAAAATGAAATGGGTGGGATGATAAGGTTCAATTGTAAGTCTATGGTCTACTACAAAGTGAATGTACATCTATGATCTGTACCGGCCGCACAAAAACGTTGTTAGCACTAACAATGAGCCGAGGACCGCAACGATACTTCATTTCAAAACAatcagttacatgtatgtacatcttGGATCAATGTTCggcatcaaaataaaaaagaagggaCTGGACTTACTATTAGGGTTATTTTTAATACCACAACATTTCTGTGCGGCTGGTGCTGATTTTACAGTATGTAACTGTATTTACAGGCCAATGTTATTGATCACAATACTGTTTTCCTGATATGTTACCAAAGGTAATACTATGGTTCTACCTCTTTACAATTTATCACATtctaaaaatcaatgaaacagGACTTCAGCAATAACAAGATTCTTTGGTAGTCCTACAGTACATTTCACATGTATTGTATtgatctgggccctgtcttacaaaaggTTGAGATTAACCAAATCAAACTCAACTAAATGAACTGAAGCTTGGTAATGGCATAAGCAATATGAACATTACACTGAATCTATAAACAGGGCACATCGACATGTGAGTCTAATGCTGCCCTACTTTGAAAATATAGCAAGTAACAAGAGTTGAAGAACCAAATCTAACATTCATTGATGTCAATGAGCACATCTGTCTAAGATATGGTATGACCCATGAATAAAATGTGTCCAATAAAGATCTCATTGGGCAAATCTGAAAATATATCAAGATAAATAAACAACAATCACttgcttctttaaaaaaaatagtaatattcCTCTGCCAAAGTAGATTCACGCTACACCATTGTGATGTAAGGAAAGACACCCACATGGTATTTGAACAAATCATGACAGCAACAGTCaaagaaatattgctatttgtCAAGTCGAAGCATAATATTGAGTCAAAAGGCAGACAATTAGGAATCCCGAGGTTACATGACCAGAGTATGACTATAATTCATAAATACTTATAATTTTATTGCATAACATTACACAGGTTAAATgttgcaaaataaaaaattgatggtATTTCCTCTGCACGTTTGAGGTGTGCATATACTAACTGAGTTGGCCGAGGTGATCAGGGATTTGATCTGGCTTTAATTTGCAGTCTTTTCTGATGTTAATATCACTATAATCCAAAGACCAAATGGGAATAATTTGAGAGTCTGTGCGATGTTCTCACAGTTGGCTGTGCAAAGGCTATTGCATGAAAGCTGAACCAGATATATGTTGCCAAAAGATCATGATTAATGCTGAATAATCTAGCCTGCTGGTTATATAACAAGTAACAAAAATTGCATGATTTTCCCCTTCAAGTAATCTGCTTGTAATCTGTAACAAGGTTGATGGAATAGAAGTGTTGTATGTATGGGCACAGCATGACAGTCATCCATCTTCAGATTGTCTTTGAACAATTCTCATCAACTAGCCCAAAGCatgagtacatgtatgaaataagcATGTTATTAGGGACTTCTTGCAAAAGCTATGCAGAAGCTTTTCTGGAACATACACAATCTCGTCAATTCCATTCATGATAATAAAGTTTTTATCAAGGGTTGGTGagtcaaaacagcagttttgtccatgaatgaacaaatgacatgttttataattttttcagcTTTAAAAAAGGTTGGACGAAACTGCTATTCCAATTTGCTGACCCACGACAAAGaattcattgtgatttgacgtgCATCTTCAAATACATTTCCTGCATTGTCAGATTCATTCTGCATCGCTGTGTGAAAACTTGCTAATTATAGAAAATATCTAAGAACAGGTGATTACGGTAACATGCCCATTTCTATGAAGTATAAAATAAACGAAACACTCATTCATCTTCAGGTAGACCCCTAGCTTCTGAATTAATCAGCTGGCCATGTTGCATATATGTGATCATCCATTGTGGGTTGGCACCAGGTGAGATATTACGGTGAAATCTAAAGGAAGTGGAAAGTTGAGGAAAAAAATGCTCTTGGTTTGTTGATGAATTGAGGACTGTTTAATGATTGGATGTTTGAATAATTTGCAAAGGTTTCTTCTTTACATAACAAACTTAGTAACAATCAAGATCTGTGATCTGTCGAGAACTCGGGATTGTTCTTGATGACTGggtattttaatgaattgaaTACGTAATTATAACTGCCATCATTATCTTGAATTCTAGAATTTCAATGTTTATTCCCCTTAATAGCAGTGCTAATATGACCTTCACATCTGCTTCTGAATCTTTTTAATCCAAACAATTTTGATTGTGACAGGGTCTCTCTAACAGCAATATCTTGGTTTACTGGCCAGGACCACATCTTACAAATATTTGCaactgatccaatcaatctcatgATTATAAGGAAATATTTTTGACAGAGTGGAATTTGGGTATCCATTTGTCTTATTCTCTAAATATAAAAGTAAATGCATGAGTCATTGCTTTGACTATAGTATAAGTTATTGTGCTccattattttcacaaaaagacAGTATATGCttctcaaataaaaaaattattacatagatggatttccatacttGTCACTTATTGGATCATTCCCAAACCCACACCTGCTTATTCCTACTTTCAGACTTATTTTTATCACTTTTAGGCTATTCATAAAACCTGACAAAACAAAAGGAAATGCAATATGGATTCTAGTAGacagcattttttttgcatcataTTATTGTGTGAAAAGCAATAAAGGAGCAGTGTAACAATACAGATACATTTTAAACATTGAATAAGACATAACAAAAAAGAGCCCAGAACATGGTCAGATTACTGCCGCAAGCAGGGCAGCTTAAAAATCATCTGCAAACTTCTTGGCCTGTAAATTactcaatttcatatttataatagCCTTCATACTGGGCCTTAACTGGACACTAAATCATCACCATTTATTTTTTGTGGATATCAACCAATCGTTAGGCCTATAGCCTATTGCTCCTAAATATCTTGGTGAACCAGTTTCTAAAAGCAGTAATATTGCTTTTACAATTAATTATCATCCAATAAATTCTACTATTAATATCAGAAGTAGGACAAAACCCTGGTTACTTTACAAAATCACCAGAGTACACAATAGTGCCTAGAATTTCCTCTAACCTATTCATAGCCAATAACTTGATTGAACCTACACAAAGAGGATTCACAATATTCTTACTCATATGTGCAACTGTAGACACTTCCAAGACTGTCAAATTGTTCCTGCGAAACACCTGGGGGCGGTCTTCCAATTCGAAACCCTTTAACTTCTGGATCACTGCTTCCAGACTGAGTGGAGTGACACCAAAACTTCATCAAGATAAAAAGGAACTTCCCTCCTGAAATGTAGTACACAGATTATATATCTTATTCTCAATTCTGCATATCAATGTTAAAAACAACGAAATGAAGAAACAATgtgatgaacaaaaaaaaagaagaaaaagtaggcctacgtgaactagcacatcaatgacgTGGAGCTCATCCaccatctcgcaacgaaatataacacaattttaatttcagcccagttgacactagTGAGTTATATTGGCGACATAAATTGAAGATAAAGAATTGAAATCgatgaagaaatgacaaagaagcatttttttttatctatgaataaatttcatataaattaagcataaataattttctagtaaaatttctgaactctgtgtagaaccttggtgaacttcatgtagctctcagatggaacaaaaataatcaaaatcaatcaatattttttgtgagtttagaaaatatatgaataaattagcatatttaatgagtttcaaaattctgtgttgaaattttgtatcaccacctcgagctatcatttaatgcaaacaaaattgaaattgatcaacaaatgaagaagaaaaaacattttttgtgatttatgagtaaattttgcataaattattttcgagacaaattttcaaaattttgtgtacaagttcggtgaacctcatgcagctctaccagatggaagaaaaaaaatcaaaatcggtcaacaaataaagaagaggcattttctgtgatttatgaataaattttgcattcaTGTAAGGAGCATAAATAAtcttctactgaaaatttcaaattctgtgtaaaattttggtgaacctcatgaagttctaccaggtggaagaaaaaaaatcaaaatcggtcaacaattaaagaagaagcatttaatgtgaatttttaaaaatacgcataaattagcatatttaatgagttttaaaaattatgtgtagaagttttgaatcccccacctagtgctatcatataaagcaaacagaattgaaatcggacttgaaatggcgaagaagaagcattttgaaattgtggacggacgacagacaaCGGACGCCACAACatggcataagctcatctggccctttgggccggatgagctaaaaacaaACCTAGTCttcatctattctttttttcaaaacagttaaatgAAATGTGTACATGTGAACTGTCAACATGCCAACAATTAGcaaatgatattgatgaaataatgGCCAAGTGTAACTGATGTATTTGTGGCAAAAAAATTCAGAACACTAGGAAGCTTCACCAACTGTTGCAGaagtacggggggggggggggggggttcttgcAAACATTTCTATTATCCGGAGTTGTGCTTTTTTTCCCATTTGTgtttcaaaatttgcaaagttatAATATCATTACAGAGTCCTTGTATGTCCAAATCATACATACCCTTATCATCATAGTGTATAGCAATGTCATGGGGAAAGGTGTGCAAAATTTCCTCTGATGATAACGATATAGAACTGATCTCCTTCAGACTGAAGTTTCGACAAGTGTTCTGGATTTCTCTAAGAAGCTGTGGAAAAGATTAAATACACAGGTGTTACAAAAACATTGCAAAATTAGTAAATTTATATAAGATGCAGTTTTGTACTCTTCAAATTCCGAATTCAAAATATAgatcaaaattgaaaatcaatCTAACAGTCTggcaagtccaagaaaaggtcaccctagaagacaaatttcatatttattttatgaagTAATCTTTGATGGGAGTCGAAAgtataatttttgtattaaattttaaaactaAATTAGGAAAAATTTAGTGATGTATGCAAATTTATGCTAATTCAGGGCACCTCAAATTATGTATGGgacaattatgaaaataatcatagaaaatcaaaacaaaactaatgagatttaaacaaaagttGGGAAATGGActcaacatttcatattttgaggGGAATGGTGTTATCTACatgaatatgcaaattaggttgTGTCAAAGGATGAAATGTTccagatcatttttttttacctttggaGACAGAAGACCTTCAAGATTGTCCCATGTCCCCTCCGCTATTGTCTCTGATATTGTCACCAATGcctggaaaacaaaaataaaacattataagTATCTAAAATTAATGCAATCAACATCTCATTGTGAGAATATACATCATTATTGACCTCATTGACTAAAGACTTTTTGAcatgaaaaagtaaaaatgtttACAATCATTTAACGCTAATTTCAAATAACATCACTCAGGTTATTACAAGAATGAGCATGACCAATTTTAAGTCTGAGCTGTGTCTGTTAGCAGGAATCCACTTTAATTAGTATCTGCTTTCCTGAATTATTCAATGAATTGTCTATGATGATATATAAGGATTTGAGATGAAAAGCTGGGTTCCTATGGAATAGATGTGGCTATGACTTTTTAGTAAGGTGCCCAATGACCTCAATCCCCAAACCAATCAAACAGAGCCATGGAAagcgattttttttactgggggtgctgaggtaatttgtaaagcaaaaaaaaaaaaaattcactacAAAATCAAGGTCATTTTGGTTCCTTTTCCCCCTATTTTTATACACCTTCCAGAATTCCTGGGGTTGCTGCTTATGGAGAaaaatacacgcagcacccccgcttcccagggccatgcaatcagaccattaaaaaaagtaaggagttGACCCGTGGATTTGGAATGGTATTTATTTCATAGAATACTGCACCTAGCTAGCAGATTATCGTCTTTGTGACAGATCCACTAGGCCAATACCTACTGTAGCTGACTAGCTGTAGGGAACACCCACAACGAACAACATACAGACAGTGATAGACAGATGAATGTCCATTATGAAGCTGTTAACAGATGGATGACCCAAAACCCAGGTTAGATTTCTAGCCATCATGGTACTAGGTAgacacaatgtacatgtagcaagtTGATAACACTGTGCGTTaaattttgtcatcttttatgGAATGCATACATGGAAGACAATTGGAACCACATTAGACATTTACATGTAAC from the Lytechinus pictus isolate F3 Inbred chromosome 1, Lp3.0, whole genome shotgun sequence genome contains:
- the LOC129257281 gene encoding m-AAA protease-interacting protein 1, mitochondrial-like, with translation MYRMKILKQCMFLPLESTKCIDISVKRKFSVISEKSAFKRIHRSLCLGPFLQSGRSCDALPLLVTRTPSPTAASATTCLLHNRRSMSTDDRGGSEGKIKPVFVAIPNPIKVIRNNIFYWLIRSYFDPDFSIDEFTQGAKQALVTISETIAEGTWDNLEGLLSPKLLREIQNTCRNFSLKEISSISLSSEEILHTFPHDIAIHYDDKGGKFLFILMKFWCHSTQSGSSDPEVKGFRIGRPPPGVSQEQFDSLGSVYSCTYEFHRNISPGANPQWMITYMQHGQLINSEARGLPEDE